In the genome of Nonlabens sp. MB-3u-79, one region contains:
- a CDS encoding efflux RND transporter permease subunit — MKEGVAGKIAKVFMNSKLTVLLMIVFMVVGVYSSFLIPREEEPQIDVPMADIFVGYPGASPTEVESRVIKPLEQLISNIKGVEYVYSTSMKEQGMVIVQFYVGEDIERSFVKLYNEINKHMDQMPEGVSMPLVKTRAIDDVPMLGLTLWSENYNGFQLGQMAQELKAEIEKVNDVAITHKIGGSERQLRVVLDKNKLAASGLDFMSVSKMIKANNAQLNSGTFDRNDTEFTVNTGKFLTSVTDVENLVIGVQQNQPIYLKQVAQIIDGPQVPQSYVSIGFGQGSDKKTDYLSEYPAVTLSVAKRKGADAMKIADIIIDRVAHLRKTLIPDDVHVEITRNYGETASQKVSELLLHLIGSIFAVTFVVMLAMGWRGGLVVFLSVPITFALTLLSYYALDYTLNRITLFALVFVTGIVVDDSIIIAENMHRHFKMKRLPFKEAALYAINEVGNPTILATFTVIASVLPMAFVSGLMGPYMAPMPIGASIAMILSLFVALTITPYLGYIFLREKEKKGAVKKAEKPLEETLIYRLYAKFQRPLMESRSTRWLFLGGTFVILLATMGLFFTNSVAVKMLPFDNKNEFQVIIDMPEGTTLERTGVVTQEIAQYLSSRPEVVNYQNYIGTSAPITFNGLVRHYDLRGGSNMADIQVNLIDKGERDAQSHDIASLFRPDIKKIAAKYNANVKLVEVPPGPPVLSTIVAEVYGPNYEGQIAVAKEVKNILKNTDDVVDIDWMVEDDQIEYQFTINKEKAMLYGVAPQQIAQTMNLALSNRPITSLYDEDAVQQIGIVLALDEKEKSTVQDISQLRVTSNQGDMIPIADLVDITKTTSAKSIYRKNQKRVVYVMADMAGELESPAYAILGMEEKLKAIPMPEGYAINEMYLGQPDFEDDYTVKWDGEWQITLEVFRDLGIAFLGAIILIYILIVGWFQNFKAPIVMMVAIPLSLIGIILGHWLMGAFFTATSFIGMIALAGIMVRNSVLLIDFINLRTDEGVPLKQAAIEAGAVRTTPILLTAGTVVIGAFVILFDPIFQGLAISLMGGTIVSTVLTLLVVPLVYYMIEKKNYK; from the coding sequence ATGAAAGAAGGAGTAGCCGGCAAAATTGCCAAAGTCTTTATGAATTCAAAGCTGACAGTGCTTTTAATGATCGTATTTATGGTCGTAGGTGTGTACAGCTCGTTTTTAATACCGCGAGAAGAAGAACCACAAATAGACGTCCCAATGGCCGATATTTTTGTGGGATACCCTGGCGCCAGCCCTACCGAGGTAGAATCCCGTGTGATCAAACCTCTGGAACAACTCATTTCAAACATCAAAGGAGTGGAATATGTCTATTCTACTTCTATGAAAGAACAAGGAATGGTCATTGTACAGTTTTATGTAGGAGAAGATATTGAACGTAGTTTTGTGAAGCTCTACAACGAGATCAACAAACATATGGATCAGATGCCAGAAGGGGTTAGTATGCCGCTGGTAAAAACACGTGCCATAGATGATGTCCCGATGTTAGGACTAACCCTGTGGAGTGAAAACTATAACGGTTTTCAATTGGGACAAATGGCACAAGAACTAAAAGCCGAAATTGAAAAAGTAAACGATGTTGCCATTACACATAAAATAGGTGGCAGTGAACGTCAGTTGCGCGTAGTACTGGACAAGAATAAATTAGCTGCCAGCGGTCTGGATTTTATGTCGGTTTCTAAAATGATCAAGGCAAATAATGCCCAGTTAAACTCCGGTACTTTTGATAGAAATGATACCGAATTTACGGTCAACACAGGCAAATTCCTTACGAGTGTCACCGATGTAGAAAACCTGGTGATCGGAGTGCAACAAAATCAACCCATTTATTTAAAGCAAGTAGCTCAAATCATAGACGGTCCACAAGTACCACAGAGTTACGTGAGCATAGGTTTTGGTCAAGGAAGTGATAAAAAAACAGATTACCTATCTGAATATCCTGCCGTGACTTTATCTGTTGCAAAACGCAAAGGTGCCGATGCCATGAAAATTGCAGATATTATTATAGATAGAGTGGCGCATTTACGCAAGACCCTTATACCTGACGATGTTCATGTAGAAATCACTAGAAATTATGGTGAAACAGCTTCTCAAAAAGTATCTGAACTACTCCTGCACCTCATCGGGTCTATCTTTGCCGTAACATTTGTAGTGATGCTTGCTATGGGCTGGCGCGGTGGGTTAGTGGTGTTTTTATCAGTACCTATCACCTTTGCATTGACCCTATTAAGCTATTACGCATTGGATTATACCTTGAACAGGATCACGCTTTTTGCCTTAGTTTTTGTGACGGGTATTGTGGTGGATGACTCCATCATTATTGCAGAGAACATGCACCGGCATTTTAAAATGAAACGCCTACCCTTTAAGGAGGCAGCACTATACGCCATTAACGAAGTTGGAAACCCTACCATACTTGCCACGTTTACGGTGATCGCATCGGTATTACCTATGGCATTTGTATCTGGACTGATGGGACCTTATATGGCTCCTATGCCTATAGGAGCGTCTATTGCTATGATATTATCACTCTTTGTAGCCCTTACGATTACCCCTTATTTGGGATATATTTTCTTAAGAGAAAAAGAGAAAAAAGGAGCTGTTAAAAAAGCAGAAAAACCACTAGAAGAAACTTTGATTTACAGGTTGTATGCTAAATTCCAACGTCCTTTGATGGAAAGTCGCTCCACACGTTGGTTGTTCTTAGGGGGTACCTTCGTAATTTTATTAGCTACTATGGGCTTGTTTTTCACCAATTCTGTCGCTGTAAAAATGCTTCCTTTTGATAACAAAAACGAATTTCAAGTAATCATTGATATGCCCGAAGGAACTACGCTAGAGCGCACTGGTGTGGTCACTCAAGAAATTGCTCAATACCTGTCTTCAAGACCTGAAGTAGTTAACTACCAAAACTATATAGGTACCTCTGCGCCTATTACTTTTAACGGATTGGTCCGTCACTATGATTTACGTGGTGGTAGTAATATGGCAGACATTCAGGTCAACCTGATTGATAAAGGGGAACGTGATGCACAGAGTCATGACATTGCAAGCCTATTCCGACCAGACATTAAAAAGATTGCGGCTAAGTATAACGCTAATGTCAAGCTGGTAGAAGTTCCACCAGGACCACCTGTATTATCTACTATTGTTGCTGAGGTCTATGGACCTAACTACGAGGGGCAAATAGCGGTAGCTAAGGAGGTTAAAAACATCCTGAAGAACACTGATGATGTGGTGGATATAGACTGGATGGTTGAAGACGACCAAATAGAATATCAATTCACTATTAACAAGGAAAAAGCAATGTTGTATGGAGTAGCTCCTCAACAAATTGCTCAAACCATGAATTTAGCTTTGTCTAACCGTCCGATCACTTCGCTCTACGATGAAGATGCGGTGCAACAAATAGGAATTGTCTTGGCGCTTGACGAAAAAGAAAAATCCACCGTGCAAGATATTTCACAATTACGTGTGACATCAAATCAAGGGGATATGATACCTATTGCTGATTTGGTTGATATTACAAAAACCACAAGTGCTAAAAGCATCTATCGTAAGAATCAAAAACGAGTAGTCTATGTCATGGCCGATATGGCCGGCGAACTAGAAAGTCCCGCCTATGCTATTTTAGGGATGGAAGAAAAGTTAAAAGCCATACCTATGCCAGAAGGATATGCAATTAACGAAATGTACTTGGGACAACCAGACTTTGAAGATGATTACACGGTCAAGTGGGATGGTGAATGGCAAATTACGCTAGAAGTATTTAGAGATCTAGGTATCGCCTTCTTGGGTGCTATCATTTTGATTTATATTTTAATTGTAGGATGGTTTCAAAATTTCAAAGCGCCTATAGTGATGATGGTAGCCATACCATTATCCTTAATCGGTATTATTTTAGGTCACTGGTTGATGGGTGCTTTCTTTACCGCTACCTCATTTATTGGAATGATTGCTTTGGCGGGAATTATGGTCAGGAACTCGGTGTTGCTTATTGACTTTATCAATTTACGAACTGACGAAGGCGTGCCTTTAAAACAAGCCGCTATTGAAGCTGGAGCTGTACGTACGACACCTATTTTATTAACAGCTGGAACCGTGGTTATTGGGGCTTTTGTCATATTATTTGACCCTATTTTCCAAGGACTGGCCATCTCCTTAATGGGTGGAACTATTGTTTCTACAGTG